CAGCAAAGGGAAGCCCATCTCTTGGCGCTGTTTTAAATAACCCTCGGCGCACAGCCGGGCCAGATTTCTAACCCGCCCGATCAGGCGGTGACGTTCGGCCACGCTGATCGCCCCGCGGGCATCCAACAGATTGAAGGTGTGGGAACACTTTAGACAATAGTCATAGGCCGGCAATACCAACCCTAAACCAATGATGCGCTCGGATTCTTTTTCATACTGGTCAAAAAGATTGAACAACATCTCCACGTCGGCCTGTTCGAAATTATAGATTGAAAACTCCACCTCCCCGCGGTGGTGAATATCGCCATAACAGATGCCTTCGGTCCAGACCAGATCAAAGACATTGTCAATACCCTGGAGATACATGGCGATCCGTTCCGGCCCATAGGTAAGTTCGACACTTACCGGACTCAGGTCAATGCCACCGGCCTGCTGGAAATAGGTGAACTGG
This genomic window from Deltaproteobacteria bacterium contains:
- the glyQ gene encoding glycine--tRNA ligase subunit alpha — translated: MTFQELLMTLERYWANQGCVIQQPYDLEVGAGTFNPATLLRALGPEPWNVAYVEPSRRPTDGRYGENPNRLQHYYQYQVIMKPSPHNIQDLYLQSLEALGIDPLAHDIRFVEDDWESPTLGAWGLGWEVWLDGMEITQFTYFQQAGGIDLSPVSVELTYGPERIAMYLQGIDNVFDLVWTEGICYGDIHHRGEVEFSIYNFEQADVEMLFNLFDQYEKESERIIGLGLVLPAYDYCLKCSHTFNLLDARGAISVAERHRLIGRVRNLARLCAEGYLKQRQEMGFPLLKRAA